In Ostrea edulis chromosome 6, xbOstEdul1.1, whole genome shotgun sequence, a single window of DNA contains:
- the LOC125647740 gene encoding archaemetzincin-2-like has protein sequence MGSSSSRNTEASKRRYLIGTLDRKSPVEQKFYGLCQLLNLNVVCQNKETNENGNRGTLSSRQSVSVEFCSDGCKLFKPLFLSKPLYFYETFVSWRAHYDVEQLQMRLMRKKESMCLVPIGSFPSFVMDFKLTIGDKSCSLFDILQMFLEIFYQGMPVVWLNSVDPEKENWNITTRNHKVTGKKQCLTSDFYPRLKKWKPRNCYCIMGLTWTDLYPTENLNFVLGEASKRHRSGVFSFGRFEPKSYDKENTRDIEEIDVHILWKLLKVSSHELGHLFGISHCDFFLCGMNGSSSVEEAMSQPLFFCPVCIRKLQHACKFDIVQRYRSLRQFFHDLNKAMPCENFEHNVEWLESCLTFLLEDS, from the exons ATGGGGAGTTCATCTTCTAGAAACACTGAAGCTTCTAAAAGACGTTATCTCATAGGTACTTTGGACAGAAAATCTCCAGTAGAACAAAAGTTTTATGGCCTTTGTCAGCTATTGAATTTAAATGTGGTCTGTCAAAACAAGGAGACAAATGAAAACGGCAACAGAGGTACCCTCTCCTCCCGACAAAGTGTCAGTGTGGAGTTTTGTAGTGATGGATGTAAACTCTTTAAACCTTTGTTCCTCAGTAAACCTCTGTACTTCTATGAAACATTCGTTAGTTGGAGAGCACATTATGATGTTGAACAACTACAGATGAGGCTAATGCGGAAAAAAGAAAGCATGTGTTTGGTACCAATAGGGAGTTTCCCATCCTTTGTCATGGATTTCAAGCTTACAATAGGTGATAAATCATGCTCactatttgatattttacaaaTGTTTCTCGAGATATTTTACCAAGGAATGCCAGTTGTTTGGTTAAATTCTGTTGATCCTGAAAAAGAAAACTGGAATATAACTACGAGGAACCATAAAGTTACAGGGAAGAAACAGTGCCTTACGTCGGATTTTTATCCCCGACTCAAGAAATGGAAGCCAAGAAATTGTTACTGCATCATGGGGTTAACATGGACAGATCTTTATCCAACTGAAAACTTGAATTTTGTTCTGGGTGAAGCTTCTAAAAGACACAGATCAGGTGTTTTCAGTTTTGGAAGATTTGAACcaaaatcatatgataaagaaaatacTAGAGACATTGAAGAAATTGATGTGCACATCTTATGGAAATTATTAAAG GTATCAAGCCATGAATTAGGGCATCTGTTTGGAATTTCACATTGTGACTTTTTCCTTTGTGGAATGAATGGCAGTTCATCAGTGGAGGAAGCCATGTCACAACCTCTCTTCTTCTGCCCGGTGTGCATTAGAAAACTCCAGCATGCTTGTAAATTTGACATTGTTCAGCGGTACAGAAGCCTCAGACAATTCTTTCATGACTTGAACAAGGCAATGCCTTGTGAAAACTTTGAGCATAATGTAGAATGGTTGGAGAGCTGTTTAACATTTTTGTTAGAGGACTCctaa